The Esox lucius isolate fEsoLuc1 chromosome 20, fEsoLuc1.pri, whole genome shotgun sequence region AAATAGCAATACCTACCCTAGTTTCTTCTGTAGCTCTCTGCTATtgactccctcctcttcctttacctcttcctctcccaacCCCTATTCTTTTACCTCTCCCCCTTACTCTCCTTCCACCCCTCCCTTTACTTCTCCCTGACCTTAAATCCATCTTCTCCTCTTGGTCAGAACCACTtttttgttgcctctccttTGCTTCTTCATCACTGGCATCATCAATGCACTGGTGCTTCCTCTTCCTCGGCTGCGCCTCCACTCTCTTggctccttctcctccagccCACATCTCCCACTCAGTCCAAAAGGTCAGCTGCTGCCGAGGCATCTTCTTTCccacaccctctccctccccctgtcccccacCTCCTGCGCCCCCATCAGGGTCCGGCCCTGAGTCTGGGCTGTGGTAGCGTCTGACGTGGTTCTTGAGGCTGACGTTGTGGTTGAAGCTCTTGTCACAGCGCTGGCATTGGAAGGGTCGCTCCCCAGTATGAACACGCAGGTGGGACTTCAGCTGGCTGGCTTGGGCAAAGGCACGTTGGCACACCTGGCACGCAGAGAAGGAAAACCTGGACCTTATTTTGAATTAAAATCTAaagcatttaacattttataaaaagttacacaattaaaaagtaataaacattaacattgaATACCTGACACTTGAAGGGCTTGTCATCACTGTGGGAAAGATTGTGCCTATCAAGTAAGTGACGTTTTTTGAATTCCTTGTCACATATTTGACAGATGTGTTTTCTGTGCTCTCTGACATGGCGGTTCCGTACAAATACATTGTCAAACCTCAGTGGGCAATCTGAGCAGCTGTAGCATCTGTAATCTGTGAATCTGTGGCTTTTTTGATGGGTCAACTTTTCTGGGCGTGTCCTGAAGGGTTGGAGGCAGAACTTACAGGGGAATATTTTGTCGTGACTATGTTGCCTCTTCTGGTGACTCTTGAGGCCAATCTCATTTGCACAGTGCTTCCCACAGTCTGGACAGGTGATCATAAACTTGTGATCACACTTACGGTACTGAAGCCTGGTGGAGTACAGGATGCCACATTCAGGACAGAGCACAAAATGTCGTCTAGAATCTTGCATTGGTCCGTCAGTAGACTTCTGCAATGGTGTTCCACTTCCCTTTTTAGATTTCCCCTCCTCTGGGTCGAAGTCAGAGTCACTTTCTGTCAATCCCTCTTCAGCCTCGTCCTCAAGATCAAAGTCAGAGTCGCTTTCTGTCAATCCCCCTTCAGCCTCGTCCTCAAGATCAAAGTCAGAGTCGCTTTCTGTCAATCCCTCTTCAGACTCCTCTAGATCAAATTCGGAATCAATTTCTTCATCTTCCCCTTCAGTCTCCCCTTTTTCACCACCGTCAGTCTCACAGACACCATCCTCCTTTTCACACCAATCAGCAGCTACatgccttttctctctttctgtgtctatCTGAGATGTTTTGGTTTCAGAGTCCTCAGGTACTACAGAGTCTATTGGCACCTCTTCACACCCCAGCTGCATATGCATATTCTCCTGTAGTTCAACTCTTAGTGACCTCTCCCATGAGGACAGGC contains the following coding sequences:
- the LOC105018941 gene encoding zinc finger and SCAN domain-containing protein 10 isoform X1, with the protein product MAGRDQDDKLSIPPLSTTAYTTKTAKKRKKTLESQAEQKKDRDKARNKTRVNIGSAFPRWRQLKELKGIKFDSQLALILLDRFAASTQQPAGPPSDDIVVNINCLLQLFQRCEECRQKSVIKTEGERTCLSVTQHCHSCNHLRTWTSNSSAARTTDSEYGEKPQNSWVAEVQVALPPDDQEDSLPPDDQEDSLPPDDQEDSLPPDDQEDSLPPDDQEDSLPPDDQEASLPPDDQEASLPPEDPEASLPPEDPEASLPPEDPEASLPPEDPEASLPPEDPEASLPPEDPEASLPPEDPEASLPPEDPEASLPPEDPEASLPPEDPEASLPPEDPEASLPPEDPEASLPPEDPEATLPPEDPEATLPPEDPEATLPPEAPDEAMPPQNTGNALEWTGSLEMEVTVDQPPRPGGSGPSLVRRKEGSKGAETRMKLTMVEFDSETDSTQSQEENGLSSWERSLRVELQENMHMQLGCEEVPIDSVVPEDSETKTSQIDTEREKRHVAADWCEKEDGVCETDGGEKGETEGEDEEIDSEFDLEESEEGLTESDSDFDLEDEAEGGLTESDSDFDLEDEAEEGLTESDSDFDPEEGKSKKGSGTPLQKSTDGPMQDSRRHFVLCPECGILYSTRLQYRKCDHKFMITCPDCGKHCANEIGLKSHQKRQHSHDKIFPCKFCLQPFRTRPEKLTHQKSHRFTDYRCYSCSDCPLRFDNVFVRNRHVREHRKHICQICDKEFKKRHLLDRHNLSHSDDKPFKCQVCQRAFAQASQLKSHLRVHTGERPFQCQRCDKSFNHNVSLKNHVRRYHSPDSGPDPDGGAGGGGQGEGEGVGKKMPRQQLTFWTEWEMWAGGEGAKRVEAQPRKRKHQCIDDASDEEAKERQQKSGSDQEEKMDLRSGRSKGRGGRRVRGRGKRIGVGRGRGKGRGGSQ
- the LOC105018941 gene encoding zinc finger and SCAN domain-containing protein 10 isoform X2, which encodes MEENSKLTTIKKIRCRSEESKLSKREADRGCGKTRVYMGAAASRWKELKDQKGLYSSLGQLFQRCEECRQKSVIKTEGERTCLSVTQHCHSCNHLRTWTSNSSAARTTDSEYGEKPQNSWVAEVQVALPPDDQEDSLPPDDQEDSLPPDDQEDSLPPDDQEDSLPPDDQEDSLPPDDQEASLPPDDQEASLPPEDPEASLPPEDPEASLPPEDPEASLPPEDPEASLPPEDPEASLPPEDPEASLPPEDPEASLPPEDPEASLPPEDPEASLPPEDPEASLPPEDPEASLPPEDPEASLPPEDPEATLPPEDPEATLPPEDPEATLPPEAPDEAMPPQNTGNALEWTGSLEMEVTVDQPPRPGGSGPSLVRRKEGSKGAETRMKLTMVEFDSETDSTQSQEENGLSSWERSLRVELQENMHMQLGCEEVPIDSVVPEDSETKTSQIDTEREKRHVAADWCEKEDGVCETDGGEKGETEGEDEEIDSEFDLEESEEGLTESDSDFDLEDEAEGGLTESDSDFDLEDEAEEGLTESDSDFDPEEGKSKKGSGTPLQKSTDGPMQDSRRHFVLCPECGILYSTRLQYRKCDHKFMITCPDCGKHCANEIGLKSHQKRQHSHDKIFPCKFCLQPFRTRPEKLTHQKSHRFTDYRCYSCSDCPLRFDNVFVRNRHVREHRKHICQICDKEFKKRHLLDRHNLSHSDDKPFKCQVCQRAFAQASQLKSHLRVHTGERPFQCQRCDKSFNHNVSLKNHVRRYHSPDSGPDPDGGAGGGGQGEGEGVGKKMPRQQLTFWTEWEMWAGGEGAKRVEAQPRKRKHQCIDDASDEEAKERQQKSGSDQEEKMDLRSGRSKGRGGRRVRGRGKRIGVGRGRGKGRGGSQ